The following are encoded in a window of Bacillus xiapuensis genomic DNA:
- the ylbD gene encoding spore coat protein YlbD, whose amino-acid sequence MKNDSLHPEVQEFKRFMSQREDLRKMVRRRQKTLQELFEEWHSSNKEKDEQPQKPDWLTKIAEAVSSLDSKKWNSYVAELQSVIETVQMMLADFGEMNRQNSRPSALEHYQAEERE is encoded by the coding sequence GTGAAAAATGATTCCTTACATCCGGAAGTGCAGGAGTTCAAGCGGTTTATGAGTCAGCGAGAAGATTTAAGAAAGATGGTAAGGCGGCGCCAAAAAACATTGCAGGAGCTGTTTGAAGAGTGGCATTCTTCTAACAAAGAAAAGGATGAACAGCCGCAAAAGCCGGATTGGCTCACGAAGATCGCTGAAGCCGTTTCTTCCTTGGACAGCAAGAAGTGGAACAGCTATGTAGCGGAATTGCAGTCGGTTATTGAAACAGTGCAAATGATGTTGGCTGACTTCGGGGAAATGAACCGTCAAAATTCGCGACCCTCCGCATTAGAACATTATCAGGCAGAGGAAAGGGAGTAG
- a CDS encoding YlbE-like family protein codes for MRQEIMERIMQKQEWLHYLRNEPIWYRLLSRNPDHFGQFERASLHFHKKTLPHHVERVSDSIQLATTLFSLMNAQVSSNSGNAAGDSEAKQKKDQ; via the coding sequence GTGAGACAAGAGATTATGGAGAGAATTATGCAGAAGCAAGAGTGGCTTCATTATTTAAGGAATGAGCCCATTTGGTACCGGTTGCTAAGCAGAAATCCTGATCACTTTGGACAGTTTGAAAGAGCTAGCCTGCACTTTCATAAAAAAACGCTTCCTCATCACGTTGAACGTGTCAGTGACAGCATACAATTGGCAACAACCCTATTTTCATTAATGAATGCCCAAGTGTCAAGCAATTCGGGAAATGCTGCTGGCGATTCTGAGGCTAAACAAAAAAAGGATCAATAA
- a CDS encoding DUF6130 family protein, translating into MKAWLMIMAIGLAGCKQYYPEPEALKPVPSLTEAEAQAQNRPSNHWTVRHLLKGNQLFIECVVNGVSFANHRSDGTVKGRAVVYIDDKFYKNYHTAAFIVKGLTPGKHKVHIQLTDAHNRPLGFEKTFFITIP; encoded by the coding sequence ATGAAAGCTTGGCTGATGATCATGGCAATTGGATTAGCCGGATGCAAGCAATATTACCCTGAGCCTGAAGCGCTCAAGCCGGTGCCTTCTTTAACGGAAGCGGAAGCTCAAGCGCAGAACAGACCGTCCAATCATTGGACTGTTCGTCATTTGTTAAAAGGGAATCAGCTATTTATTGAATGCGTAGTCAACGGGGTCTCTTTTGCAAATCACCGGTCGGATGGAACCGTTAAAGGCCGTGCAGTGGTGTATATAGATGATAAGTTTTACAAAAATTATCATACCGCTGCGTTTATTGTCAAAGGTTTAACACCAGGAAAGCATAAAGTTCATATTCAGTTAACCGATGCCCACAATCGTCCGCTGGGATTTGAGAAAACTTTCTTCATCACCATTCCGTAA
- a CDS encoding YlbF family regulator: MEVGILLTATLEKIKTVEQAEQLASMIMQSDVAEKYQTCYSHLYTDPATASKIKRFKRLKEQFEEVQRFGRYHPDYGRVMKEIREAKREMDLDERVAAFRVAERQLQSLLDEISALLGRSVSEKIKVPGGNPFFAADSNCGGGCGSGGSCGCSA, translated from the coding sequence ATGGAGGTGGGCATTTTGCTTACAGCTACATTAGAGAAAATTAAAACAGTAGAGCAGGCTGAACAGCTGGCATCCATGATTATGCAATCGGATGTGGCGGAAAAGTATCAGACCTGCTACTCTCATTTATATACCGATCCTGCGACAGCCAGCAAAATTAAACGGTTCAAACGTTTAAAGGAGCAATTTGAAGAAGTTCAGCGCTTTGGCCGCTATCATCCCGACTATGGCCGGGTGATGAAGGAAATAAGGGAAGCCAAGCGGGAAATGGATCTGGATGAACGGGTAGCGGCTTTCCGGGTAGCGGAACGTCAGCTGCAGTCATTGCTGGATGAAATCAGCGCCTTGCTTGGCCGCTCTGTATCCGAGAAGATTAAAGTTCCCGGAGGAAACCCTTTCTTTGCAGCAGATTCGAACTGCGGCGGGGGCTGCGGGAGCGGAGGAAGCTGCGGCTGTTCCGCGTAG
- a CDS encoding YlbG family protein — MFTERQAIIVWLHHTKPAKSLRKYGNVHYVSKKMKYAVVYCNQEEIERTVDKLQSLSFVKRVELSFKPFLKTEYENSKPNKAKEYDYKIGV; from the coding sequence ATGTTTACTGAACGGCAGGCTATTATTGTTTGGCTTCATCATACGAAGCCGGCTAAATCATTGCGAAAATATGGAAACGTTCACTATGTATCCAAGAAGATGAAGTATGCGGTTGTCTACTGTAATCAGGAAGAAATCGAAAGAACGGTCGATAAGCTTCAATCGCTGTCTTTTGTCAAAAGAGTCGAGCTGTCTTTTAAGCCGTTTTTAAAGACGGAGTACGAGAATTCCAAACCGAATAAAGCAAAAGAATATGATTATAAAATCGGCGTATAA
- a CDS encoding DUF7147 family protein — protein MIQRFIELGEGYSDLYELMEIAKSNQHRLTHMLALHTAAEDRAMTSLVVILAPTSPGDFQPLYICREGIPHPEHSASQRFNLFLQAAKALNKEIIQLEVKHSKNFAEPALYYQYLMGILRLHHYIPPLN, from the coding sequence TTGATACAGCGATTTATCGAGCTTGGAGAAGGCTATTCAGATTTGTATGAGCTGATGGAGATTGCTAAGAGCAACCAGCATCGTTTAACCCATATGCTAGCTCTGCATACTGCTGCAGAAGATCGCGCAATGACTTCCTTAGTCGTTATTCTGGCACCGACAAGCCCAGGAGACTTTCAGCCGCTATACATTTGCCGGGAAGGGATCCCGCATCCGGAGCATTCAGCGAGCCAGCGATTTAATTTATTTTTGCAAGCAGCCAAAGCATTAAATAAGGAGATCATTCAACTTGAAGTGAAGCATTCAAAAAACTTTGCTGAACCTGCTCTATATTATCAGTATTTAATGGGGATTCTAAGGCTTCATCACTATATCCCCCCTCTGAATTAA
- the rsmD gene encoding 16S rRNA (guanine(966)-N(2))-methyltransferase RsmD: MRVISGTHKGVSLKAVPGQNTRPTTDKVKESIFNMIGPYFSGGIGLDLFAGSGGLGIEALSRGFEKVLFVDREMKAVQTIKGNLASCGFTDRSEVYRNDAERALKAVSKRELAFHGIFLDPPYKKQQLEKLMHYIEEKRLLDNQGFIVCEHSSNISLPEAVGRLDQVRMETYGMIRVSIYKWLSQ, encoded by the coding sequence ATGAGAGTAATTTCAGGTACGCATAAAGGAGTCTCATTAAAAGCAGTACCAGGTCAAAATACGCGGCCGACAACGGATAAAGTGAAGGAGTCGATATTTAACATGATTGGCCCGTATTTCTCAGGAGGAATTGGCTTGGATCTTTTTGCCGGCAGCGGCGGTCTCGGCATTGAAGCATTAAGCAGAGGCTTTGAAAAAGTACTGTTTGTTGATCGTGAAATGAAAGCGGTTCAAACAATAAAAGGAAATTTAGCGAGCTGCGGATTTACTGACCGCTCTGAAGTTTATCGCAATGATGCAGAGCGGGCGCTGAAAGCAGTGTCCAAACGCGAATTGGCGTTTCACGGAATTTTTTTGGATCCGCCGTATAAAAAACAACAGTTAGAAAAGCTGATGCACTATATTGAAGAGAAACGATTGCTTGATAACCAGGGGTTCATCGTCTGTGAGCATAGTTCAAATATCAGCCTGCCGGAAGCTGTCGGGCGCTTAGATCAAGTGAGAATGGAAACTTACGGCATGATCCGTGTATCAATATATAAATGGCTGAGTCAATAA
- the coaD gene encoding pantetheine-phosphate adenylyltransferase: MASIAVCPGSFDPITNGHLDIIQRGAQVFDKVYVVILSNSAKAPLFSVNERMDLIREVTGHLPNVEVDHYNGLLVEYAKSVNANAILRGLRAVSDFEYEMQITSMNRALDEHLETFFMMTNSQYSFLSSSIVKEVAKYGANISALVPKAVERALQRKFELGS; this comes from the coding sequence ATGGCAAGCATTGCAGTATGTCCAGGTAGCTTTGATCCGATTACGAATGGACACCTAGACATTATTCAAAGAGGAGCTCAAGTATTTGATAAAGTATATGTAGTGATATTAAGCAATTCGGCGAAAGCGCCGCTTTTTTCTGTGAATGAACGGATGGATCTCATCCGGGAAGTGACCGGTCACCTGCCGAATGTAGAAGTGGATCATTATAATGGTTTGTTGGTAGAGTACGCAAAAAGTGTAAATGCCAATGCCATATTGCGCGGTTTGCGTGCTGTATCAGACTTTGAATATGAAATGCAAATCACATCTATGAACCGGGCGCTGGATGAACATTTAGAAACATTTTTTATGATGACAAACAGTCAATACTCCTTTTTAAGCTCCAGCATCGTCAAAGAAGTGGCGAAATATGGAGCGAATATATCTGCACTTGTTCCCAAAGCGGTAGAGCGAGCCCTGCAAAGGAAATTTGAACTGGGCAGCTGA
- the ylbJ gene encoding sporulation integral membrane protein YlbJ: protein MTGSHFKTILLALMITAFASSLIIFPEVSIDASIRGLNMWWEIVFPSLLPFFILSDMMIGLGVVSFIGVLLEPLMRPLFRVPGAGGFVWAMAMASGFPSGAKLAAQLRQEGQLTRIEAERLICFTNSSNPLFIFGAVSVGFFYDAHLGVLLALAHYTGNFFVGLTMRFHGAERQAKSQKMRPFAFTSAFSAMHQARLKDNRPLGKLMGDAVLSSVRTLLMIGGFIILFSVMNKLLFHLHVTSFLAGIAAKIFALFHLSSDLSIPFIAGVFEITLGSQMISQVQETPLVQQAVLISFILAFSGLSVQAQVASILAESDIRFRPFFIARILHGCYSALIAFVLWEPVYEQTVKNGETMHSIPVFGTEQTAIDDAVVLLKQFGPLITITMLVIYTALLAAAKK, encoded by the coding sequence TTGACTGGTTCCCATTTTAAAACCATTCTTTTAGCTTTAATGATTACTGCATTCGCTTCTTCCTTAATTATATTTCCCGAGGTTTCAATTGACGCCTCGATTAGAGGGTTGAATATGTGGTGGGAAATTGTCTTTCCCTCGCTGCTTCCTTTCTTTATTCTCTCTGATATGATGATTGGCCTTGGCGTCGTCAGCTTTATCGGCGTTCTTCTAGAACCGCTGATGCGTCCGCTGTTCCGGGTTCCCGGAGCGGGCGGATTTGTATGGGCAATGGCGATGGCGTCCGGATTTCCTTCCGGAGCTAAACTGGCGGCACAATTACGGCAGGAGGGACAACTGACGCGGATTGAAGCCGAACGGCTGATCTGCTTCACTAACTCATCGAACCCTCTCTTCATTTTTGGGGCTGTCTCAGTCGGATTTTTCTACGATGCTCATCTCGGTGTGCTGCTTGCACTCGCTCATTATACAGGCAATTTTTTCGTAGGGTTAACGATGCGGTTTCATGGAGCTGAACGGCAGGCAAAGTCACAGAAAATGAGACCGTTTGCTTTCACATCAGCCTTTTCGGCCATGCATCAAGCCAGATTAAAGGACAATCGGCCGCTGGGCAAGCTAATGGGTGATGCGGTTCTTTCTTCTGTACGAACCCTTTTGATGATTGGCGGATTTATTATTCTGTTTTCCGTTATGAACAAGCTGCTGTTCCATCTTCATGTTACCTCTTTTTTAGCGGGAATAGCCGCAAAGATATTTGCCCTTTTTCATCTTTCTTCCGATTTAAGCATTCCATTTATTGCTGGAGTGTTTGAGATCACACTGGGCAGCCAGATGATCAGTCAAGTTCAGGAAACCCCTCTCGTGCAGCAAGCTGTACTGATCAGCTTTATCCTCGCTTTCAGCGGGTTAAGCGTGCAAGCGCAAGTTGCAAGCATCCTAGCCGAATCAGACATCCGCTTTCGTCCGTTCTTTATCGCGCGAATTCTCCACGGCTGCTATTCAGCGCTGATTGCTTTTGTCCTGTGGGAGCCCGTCTATGAGCAGACCGTGAAGAACGGAGAAACGATGCATTCCATTCCTGTTTTCGGAACTGAACAAACGGCTATAGACGATGCGGTGGTTCTCCTCAAACAATTCGGGCCATTGATCACCATTACCATGCTGGTCATATATACAGCTTTATTAGCCGCGGCTAAAAAGTAA
- a CDS encoding patatin-like phospholipase family protein: protein MHRPKIGVALGSGGARGFAHIGVLKALEDAGIPVDMLAGSSMGSLVASFYASGQDMEQLYKLSTAFRRKYFLDFIVPKLGFISGKKIKSFIRLFTYGKNIEELNMPVAIIATDIQRAEKVVFTKGPIAEAVRASIAIPGIFVPEKVGGRLLVDGGVIDRVPVSVVKEMGADIVIGVDVSSVKKNAEIHTIFDVIMQSIDILQLEIIENRQTASNVMIRPPVDGYNSRAFTHIEEIIQAGENEAQKKIPEIKQQIASWKEHQNEK from the coding sequence TTGCATCGACCAAAGATAGGGGTGGCTCTTGGCTCAGGCGGAGCGCGGGGCTTTGCGCACATAGGCGTGCTGAAAGCCTTGGAGGATGCCGGCATTCCGGTGGATATGCTAGCCGGAAGCAGCATGGGCTCCCTCGTGGCAAGCTTCTATGCATCCGGTCAGGATATGGAGCAGCTGTATAAACTTTCAACCGCTTTTCGCAGAAAGTATTTTCTGGATTTTATCGTTCCTAAACTGGGCTTTATCTCAGGCAAGAAAATCAAAAGTTTTATTCGTTTATTCACATATGGTAAAAATATTGAAGAGCTGAATATGCCTGTAGCCATTATTGCCACCGATATCCAAAGGGCGGAGAAAGTCGTTTTTACAAAAGGGCCCATCGCTGAAGCAGTGCGTGCCAGCATTGCCATTCCGGGAATTTTTGTTCCGGAAAAAGTGGGCGGCCGCTTGCTCGTGGACGGCGGAGTGATTGACCGCGTTCCTGTGTCCGTCGTCAAAGAAATGGGGGCGGATATCGTCATCGGCGTCGATGTGTCCTCCGTCAAGAAAAATGCTGAAATTCATACAATTTTTGATGTGATTATGCAAAGCATAGATATTTTACAATTGGAGATTATAGAAAATCGCCAGACTGCTTCTAATGTCATGATTCGACCGCCTGTGGACGGGTACAATTCAAGAGCGTTTACTCACATCGAAGAGATTATTCAGGCGGGAGAAAACGAAGCACAAAAGAAGATCCCAGAAATTAAACAGCAGATTGCAAGCTGGAAGGAGCATCAGAATGAGAAGTAA